The Methanosarcina acetivorans C2A genome includes the window AGCCTTCTACAGTTCGGAAGCAGGCGGAGAGAATCAGCGTCCTAAATTGAATTTGCAATTGAAACAGTAATAAGCAAATTTAGCTTCAGGAATGCATCTCTACGGGATGTGGGTTGAGCATGAGACAATAATGTTTGACCTCATCCCTGCATGTTTTTCAGATTTTCTCCCGACTTTCATCTGATTGTGTTTAGATTTCTTCATATTTTGTTCAAATTGTATTCCGATTTCTCCATATTTTGTTCAAGTTCCGATTAATTTTTTAAAAATCATGTCTTGAGATGCCTGCAATTGACGGCATAAGAATCCCATTGAACTTATACGTCGTGATTAAAGAGTCCACACTTCTTACGGGCCTGTCTTATCCAGGAATGCGTACCCCCTGGAAAAATATAAAAGATGCCGGCTTCTCAGGTCTTGTCTGCCTCTGCGATTCCAGGGTTTCCTATAACCCCCTTTCCTTTTGAAGTGCTATTTTTCACAGAGTTAGAAGACCTGCACCACGGTTTTCCGCCGATTAACCCAAGTGGAAGAGGAACTTGTAAGGAAAGCAGCTGAAGTAATAAGACGTGAAATGGATACCTGGATAGGAATTGTTGTTCACTGTATGGGTGGAATTGGCAGGACTAGCACTGTGCTCGGGGGCGTACTCAGGGACCTAGGGGTTCGTGCCGATGATGTGGTAAAAAACTATCTGGATAGAATAAACAGGTTCAGGGGAGCAAGAGGGTGGCCGGAAGTAAAATGACAGAAGAAAACGGTACTAAAGTACTGATGGGTACGAAGGTACTGATATTTTGATGGAAATTAGCGTTTGTTAAGGAAGGCTCCATGTTGATCAGGTCCTGACCCCGAAAATTCTTTTTTTGCAGACTTTTGTAATAGGGGCTCCTTGTTCTACATTGTATTAGTTATTTTAATCAAGTCCTTCTTCTTTAAAAAAAATTGTTATTTCCCTCCCTGTTATTCTACATAACGTCCTGTTGTTTCTTTTATCATATTAATATTTTTTATAATATAATGTTCTTTTTCCCGGTGTCTTATTGTTTCGTGTCTTATTGTTTCTTATTTCTTCTTTCTTTTCGTTATCAATTCCACCTTCGTCCCCAAACTATCAAAATAATTTAATAGCATGAATTCCATACACATAAACTGTTAAATTTACCTTAGAATGTTGGCGATAGCTATGGTAACAAGTAAGGAAAGACAGAGAGCAAATTTGGCCAGAATGAAAAGAATAATGAAAGAAATTGAAAGCACGCAAAATGACTCTGATCTAATAGCCGAATTAAATGTATTTCTAAAAAAACAATATCCATTATCCTTAAAATGGCACATGATTATCTTTAAAAGTGAAGTCGAAAGGAGTTTAAAGTATCTGGATGACATTAGAAAAGAAGAGGCAAAGATACTCGGAGGAAGGCAGAAAAAGGAACCAAAAGGAGGCTTAAAGCAGGTTTATTATAAATCCTCGGATGTACCCCGCGCCTTTAAACTTGATTATTGCCTGGTATATGACTCTGAGAAAAACCAGTATAAATGGTTAAGGTGCAGTACTCCCAGAAATTCAAGAGCAAAAGTCTTTACAATTCCCATATCTATGATTGGAGAGTATAAACTTTACTGGAGCGAAGAAGCGAAACAGAAATGGGGAGAAGACAGTATAGGAGAGAGAGAATTAGCGGAAAGGGCGATTAATAATTAGAAAATACCGGATATCTCAAAAACCCTCAAAATCCCATCTATTTGCTCTCGAAGAACAGGCAGGATTTTCTTAAAAAATTGGCCTGAATTATATGTTTAATTTTTCTTTATATCTCAAAGGAAATTAAAAATAAAGGCATTGAAACTGAAGATTAGATAACAAATGTTGATGTATCTGGAATCGATCTCTGTACGATCTAATCTTCAGCAAAGGGCAAAAGTGCCTGTTTGGATTCAGGCAGGCATTTCCTTATTCAGGATATAATTAACCATTTCTGGATTCAGCTTACTCTCCCTTGAAACTCTTTTCTCAATCTCCTCTGTGGATCTGCCTTCCATTTTCATTTCTTTAATCTTTTTGATTGCTGAAGCTGGAATGTTGTAATATTCATTAATGTCTTTCCTGTGTCCCCAGACATCTCCTTCGAGAAGCTGGACGCGCTGCATCTGCAGGAACATCTCTATAGATCTTGAGACTGTGCGCCTGTATGATTTTGGCAGCTGAATTACTTCAATTTTAGGGCAGGTTTCAACCAATCCAAAGATATCCTTGTTTGAAGGCCTGAATGCCAGGTGAACAAGACGCTCATTCGGGTTAAGTGTAAAGATCTCTTCTCTGGAACTAACTACTCTAATTCTCATATTTTCCCCCACGGAAAGTTGTTTCATATTCTAAGTCTGTTTAGGGTTCAATTTCTTTATGTTTTTACTACAGTATATACTACATCAACTTATTATAAATAGTTATCTCATTAAGCTAATGTTATTTCAATAGTATATTCAGTATTCCAATCCTATTAGCTCTCTAAAAAACACTTCAAAATGCCTTAATATGGAATAAAAACTCTAATTAGAGATTTATTTCTTAATTTTATAATATTTTTTTATTTTTATCATACAAAAAAAATTTATCTATACTACTCTAATTATTCAGGTTTTTTGATTCTGGATTTCTTATTTCAAGTTTGAAATCAAACTGAGATTCTTTGTAAACCGAGTTTCTTTAACTGCTGGTTTATTACAGTTCAGAGTTTAAAACCTGACATAAGTGAAAAAGGGATGATTTAAGTGCGACTTCTTTTGCCTAAAATCCTGAGCTGATTGCTTGTAGACATGAAACTATCTGAAGTAAGAATGTAAAAATAGTATTCTGCTATTTGTTCAAAAAGAAGTGGTAGAAAATTAAGTCAAAAACTGATTTGTTGAGACTAGATTTGGCTTGGAAAAGGAGTAAAAATGGTTTAATAAAATAGTGAGTATAGCCCGGCACGGATTCGAACCGAGGTTGCAGGATCCAGAGTCCCGCATGATTGACCACTACACTACCGGGCTTCGATGATTTTTCGCTGTGGGGCGTGATTCTTGCGCCCTGAAGCGTATCTTCTAAAGGAAGATTTTATATATATAACTTTCGGGTGAGCACCCCTGAATCTATTAAAAATTCAATAAATTAAGTAGTGATAAAGATCTCTAAAAATTTAATTTAGAAACATGAAATATTTTTCAAAATGAAGTATTATCCTGTTCAATGGGTATTCGTGTCAAAAGATCGGTTACTTAAGTATTCAATCACAGACTTTCTTCGGACTGGTTGAGAACTGCAGTCCACCACCAGCGGGCCATGTCCATGAGGTCTTTGGAGAACTGGCCGGAAAGCCGGTATTCTTTGTTTTTTATGGCAATAAGCCCGGCTCCGAGGAGTTTATTGCGCATTGCATAAAAGGAGGCTCGGCCTATCTGTAGCTCTTCCAGAATGGTTTTCCATTCATTCGTTCGGATGGCGTTGCCTGCTTCCTGACGTTCTTCAACCATTGACAGGAATTTCTGTCCCCGTACAGCAGTTGCGTCTTCCTGGAAAATGCGCCTCATTAAATTATAGTATGGGTCTCTTGAATGACCTATACGGGTATTCGAATCCGACCGTACCACAATAGTGGTTGCTGTTCTGGGGGCGTTTTTCACAAGCGACATTGTCTATCGGTAATTGGATTGAATTTATAAAATTTCAGGCTGCAGAATCAGTAGATGATTTCGAGGGCGAAGCAACTATCTTCATTATCAGGTCTATGTACTCTTCTCTCAAGAGGTAAACCATAGGGGTTTTGTAGGACTCTTTATGTGCCCTCAGGATTCCGAGTTTCGAATGGATATATCCTACCATGGATGCTACTGTATTTCTTGATACGTTATATCTGCTTGAAAGCATTTCATGCAGCTCATCAATAGTTGTTTTCTTTACCTTGATGAAGATACACAGTATAGCCCTTCGATATCCATTGGAATCTACTTCAAGAAATTTCTCTAATCTGGATTTTACTTTAGCTCGGATGGATACCATAATTACCACCTCTACTGATGTAGTAAACAATGTCAGTTATAGCTCTATATATAGGTTTGTAAATTTATTCGTTCTGATGAAAATGGATATTAAAGCTCCTGTTCTTCAGGCAATTTTACTTTGCTTTAAGTTCATTTATGCGTATAAGTATGTTCCTTCTATAATATATCGCTTTTTATCATCCATTCTCACGGTCTGTACACTTGGAGTTTTTTTAAATTGCCCGACCTGGAAGAGGGACTATTATATTTTTATTATTAACCATTTTTTCCAATAAAGCATTTCATTCATTTGAATGCTGAAAAAAACTTTTAAGCTCCTCTGATGAATTTGAAAACTTGGATAATATATTTACTTATTAACATTATTATTTTCTTACGAACATATATATTAAGTTTGTGTTCATATTGCTAAAATGGGCATAGTTTATTTGATTGGTATAATAAAAAAACATCTACTTTGAAAGATTATGCGGAAACTTTTATTGGAGTTCCAAAAACCGAGATTTTGCAGGGCAAGGAAGAACAAATGACTTCAGAGAAAAAAGGTGGTCATCAAAACTGCCATTTTCTTTCTAAAAGAGGGATTAATTTTAATAGGGTAATTACCTTAGACAGAAATCAAAAAGGAAATTAAATATCAGACCTGGACAGAGAAACTTACTTTCCAGGATTCAGGCCTCATTCAGGAGCGGATAATGTGGAATATAGGTATGACCTTAATGAGCAAACTCTTTACATTGATGAAAACCGAATACCTGCGTATAGCCTGGAAAAAAACGAGATTGGCAACTGCACCAGTTGTGACTCTATCCTTGTAAGCCTTAGCTATCATGCTGTCGGGGAGAATATTGCAGTCATAACAAAATGCGCTTCATGCGGAGCCTTCTATGTAAATATCTATGACTCCGACTGGAACTGGATGGACGAAGTCCGGGTAACACTCCTTCCGATCCCCATACCTATAAGCAACCCTGTAGTTGACAGCTGGGAAGAGCTTAAAGCCGTCCCCATAAAAAAACTTGAAGCCGTTTTTTCAAAGGGAGAGATCGAAGCTCTCTTTGCCCGGGCAAAAGACAAAGCTCCTGTCCGCCAGTATCTCTATAGGGCTCGTAAAAAGTACGAACTTTTTGAAGAAATCTTTGATTTAAGGCTGGAATTATAATTTCGTTACATCAAAGTTACTGATTTTAGGCAAAAAATAGAGGGATGGAGTAAAAATATCAATTTAAAGATAAGTAATTATATAATATTACGTCAAATTTAACTGACTCCACGTGTTTAGTTTCCGGTAATTTTAATCTCATATTAAAATATATCCTCAATTCTGCTTCGAACTTGAATTAATTACCTGAAATAAAGTTGGAAAATGATGTCCGAATCTGAGAAAAAACATGTACAAATATCTAAAAATATAATATTGATGACATATTTATGTGCCATTCAAGAACCTAATAAATGTTGTCCAGAATGATTATTAACCAATTAACTTGACTATAGTTTATCATGTTTAAGTATAATCTACTCTATGTGTTTTACACCTTTTTCAATATACATGGTATAGACTCTGCACTTCAAAAACTAATATATAAAAATATCACTATAGAATGATATTATGGCGGTTTATTTATATTATCAATATAAAAATATGTGTAAAATTTGAAATGATTTATATTTATGAGCAAATTATTTTTTAAGAAAAAAACAATTTTCATTCTAAAAATATTTTATTTCATTCTTCGTCCTCATTTCTGACACTCATCCGACCAACAAAATAGATCAACAAAATAATAAAACTTATTTCTCAAACATAAATTCACCTTTTGCTGAACAAAATGGCAATTTTGTAATATAGTAGGAGAATAATTATTATTTGTATGCATGAGACATTTTTACAGTTTCATTCTGTCATCTTTTTCTGGATTTTCTTGCTCCTGCCAGATCCTACCTGATCCTGAAATCAACTATTCTGATATACTTTATGAATATCTCTTCTCTTGAGTTCTATTTTCCAATTTAGCTCCAATTTTGTCAGGTCGTTCATTTCAAAGACTATATGAATATACTATATTTTGCCGATCACCGCCCTATTTAGTGCAAAAAATATTTCAGGAAAATAATTCTGAAAATGGGGAAATCCATACATATGTAATATATGAATAGTAAAATCCTCTTCAATCTTGTTGCCCAAACAAGTTATTTTTAAAAATAATTAAGCCAATACAATAAATATGATTGTTTAACAAGAAAATCCTCTAACGTTTCTATTTTATATGTATGTGTTCTGAATGATTTTTGAAGTGCAGAGTCTATCCCTTTCCTTCTAAAAAGTGTATTATAAATATAGGGTTAATTTAATACAACTGGTAAAAAAAATAGATATATTGAAAAAAATAATACAGATCTTGTACTTGCGTAAAAAATACTCTATTTTTTTAAAGGATGTTCTTAGAAGATACACATTTTAATACATGTATTTGTTTTCTAGAGTATTTATTTTTAGAGTGTATTAGAAAATATAATTACTCAGAGTGTAACTGAATAAGCTTATGATTTAGTATTTTGTAGTTAATATTTCACTGAAAATGATAATTGATTATAATTAATGTAGTGCTAGTCTTTAAAAAGTTACTTTGGACAAAAGGGTCTATTGAATAATATATATTTAGTAGAGGTATTTTTTTAAGAAAAATATATCATATTTAATATATGTATTTTAATGAATATCATAGAGGATATCATCTCACAAAATAGAATATAAACATTTCATTCAACATATACTTTTTAATAAAGAATAATTTAGCAAACAGTGGGTATCCTATTATTACATTTTAATGTATACATATACACTGATATTACTATATACTAATTTAGATCCATACATAGTCAATGAGATATAACATTATGAATGTTTCTATTTATCTTTGATTTTATGTGTATTTATTTTTAGAACATCTTTATAATATCACATATAGAAATTGTATATACACATATCTTTAATTAATAATAACTAACTAGTGGAGTATATGATATATATCAAACAAATTCAACAAATTTTTAATATATACAATAATCTACCATAAATCATTATAGTTTGAAAAATAAATACAGTGTCAAACCACATTATAAAATATATAGTAAAGCATATGTTTTTTAAAGAAAACCTATATTGAGGTTTTTTTCATTAATAAAATTAGTATATATTTATATAATGATTTTTGTTCTCATCCGTATACACTATTTGGAATGAGTTATACACAAAAAACATACCCTTAATTTTTAATAAATTTTTTATAAATATTTATATATTTTTCACTGATTTCTGGCAAAATTTTTGATTTTTTTTAATTTGTACCAAAAACCACACATTTTTTGAACGTGAATTCTTCGAATAACAGGCTCAAAAACAAAAAGCATAAATTTTTCTTAATTGAATCTTTTAAACAAAACTTGTATTTTTACTTCATTTACTTTTACATTCTCCATAAGGACAAAACTTATACCTGCCCAATCAATAATACTTTAAACACATTATTCGAAACTGATCTTAAAAAAATTCAGGGCTTTAGCATGCTTGAAAATTTAGACTTATCCCAGACGATAAATAACGAAGACTATAAAATGAGTATGAAAACACTTGAGGTTAAAATCGGGGAACTTCAACGCAGGGCATGGGAGCTAAAAATCCCCATCATACTTGTTTTTGAAGGCTGGCACGCATCAGGGATGGGAGAAGATATCAACCGTTTTATTCTGCCTCTGGACCCGAGAGGATTTGACTTCCATACCATGACAAGACCCTGCTACGAAGAGCTCCTCAAGCCATTTCTTCTGCGGTTCTGGGCGCGAATCCCTGTAGAAGGAAGAATCGGGGTCTTTGACCGGAGCTGGTACAGCCGGGCAATAATCGAGCATTTTGGAAAAGAAAAAGATGAAATAGCCCTGGAAAATGCCCTGGAAGAAATAAATTATTTTGAACGCCAGCTTGCGGACGATGGATACCTGATACTCAAGTTTTTCCTTCATATAAGCGAAAAAGAACAGAAAGAGCGCTTCAAAGAGATCAAAAAAAGAGATATTCCCCTCATCCTTGATGAATACCAGGGAAAAAACGGGATAGAGCAGGATTTTATCGAGCAATACGATGAATATCTGCCTGTTGTGGAAAAAATACTTGAGAGCACCGATGTTCCAAATGCCCCCTGGACGATTGTTGAGGCAAATGACAGGAACTTTGCAGTCCTTAAAATCATGGTAACGGTAGCTCATGCGATCGAGACGTATATTGAAAAGGTGACACGGACTCCTGGACAGCAGACAATCAAGTACCTTGACATTGGAACTGTAAATCTCCCGTTGCTCAACGGTTCGATCCTGGAAAAGACCGACCTCTCCAAAAGTATTTCCGTAGAAGAATACAGGGAAGCTAAAAAACTTTACCAGCACAGACTTGAAAACCTTCAGTATGAACTTTATAAAAAGAAACGATCGGTTGTCATAGTCTTTGAAGGCTGGGATGCCGCAGGGAAAGGAGGAGACATCCACCGCCTTGTTGAAGAGCTCAATCCCCGGCTTTACAGGGTCGTGCCTGTGGGTTCCCCAAACGATACTGAAAAAGCTCACCATTATCTCTGGCGCTTCTGTGAAGCTGTCCCTATGGCAGGACATATAACCATTTTTGACAGGAGCTGGTACGGGCGCGTCCTTGTAGAAAGAGTGGAAGGGTTCAGTACGGAAGAAGAATGGAGAAGAGCTTACCGGGAAATCAATGAATTTGAAAAGATCCTTACCGATGCAGGAACAATTATCCTCAAGTTCTGGCTTCATATCGATGAAGAAACCCAGCTCGAACGTTTTGAAAGCCGGATGAAAGACCCTGAGAAACGCTGGAAAATTACAGAAGAAGACTGGCGAAACCGGAATAAGTGGGACGACTATAAGGTTGCAGTCGACGAGATGCTTCAGAAAACAAGTACCACAGGCTCTCCCTGGATAGTTGTCGAGTCCCGAGACAAGCGTTATTCAAGGATAAAAGTCCTGAAGACCGTAGCTGAAAACCTTGAAAAAGAATTGAATACATGATAAATACCTCTTATATTCGGCAGGTCGACATTATGAATTAAATATTTTTGCTGATATTGTTTTTTAAACATTCTGCAAATTTGTAATATACTTGAAGCTGGTTAACATATGACTCAAATCTTACGCCCTATATAAGTAACGAACCATTTTTGCAGTAATGTTTAATGTGGAAGAAAACGTGTTTTCCCACAAAAACGCTATCAGTAAAAATACTTGGAAAAAATCAAGTTACCTGCCGAAAGTAGGATACCTGATCAATGTAAGGGACATGTACTCAAAGATCGATAAATTATTTTATCCGAAGCCACCAGCACACTCAACAAACCCGAAAAGTTTCTTTAATCTTTTTTCACGCTTATCAGGGACTTTCACTCTTTTCCATTAAGTTTTTCCCTTTCTTTTCTGTACCTGTAAAGGGCTATTTCTATATTGCTGTGCAGGTCTTTTTCGTCAAAAGGTGAGTCTTTTTAATTTTTTCTGGTTTTTCTTCAATCTCAAGACAACCACAAAATTTTATCCCAATTTGAGCAAATCAATTCACTCATTTAAAAATGTTGATTCATTCACACAAGCATCCACCAAAATTTTCCAAATTGTGGAACTATTTTTGTGGGAATTTCCGACAGCTACAGCTATAAGCCATCAAGTTTAAGAACTAATTATTCTCCAATTCTAGCATTATCCATATTGGAATCTTGCTCTCATTAAAGGTGAGAAACCTTTCCATTTTCCAGTGCTGAAACACCGTTTGTTGAAAAAAGTAAATAGATTGTAACAAAAATTAGTTAGTCCATTATTGGTTTTGAATGACCTCGCTTTGTCTACTATATCACATATCAAAGAAAATATCTGTTCCATTGTATTATCTGTCTCAGGTGTAAAACCTTTTTTCAAGAAGCTCACATTCTTGCTGAAAATCTCTTCGGCATAAGAAATCGCTTTATGAGACGCTTCAGAAAGTTCAAGATCAGAGTTAAATTCTCGTATCTTCTGAATATGCGCAACAGCACTGATAACCGTATCAGAAAGTATCAATTGAGATATCTCATTGTAGGTAATCTTATCGTTATCTGGAATCTCTTCAATAGAACTGAATTCCTCATAATACCTCTTACTAACGTTTTTTAATTGATGAAACACACAAAAAGAATGAGTCACTTCAGGAAAGACCATTTTTACGGCTCCAATGATCGCTTTATCCTCATCAGAAACAATCTTTTTGATTTTATCTTCAGGAAATCGGTTCTTTATTCGTATAAAAAGAGGCATCAGAGCCTCAATTGTTGGTAACCTCTCAGTTACTTCAAAATCTAAAATGACCTTCTCTTTGGTAGCAACAACGTAAACAGATTTATATCGCATTTTTTTCCATTCTTTCTTTGTGAGTTTCGTTCCAATAAATTCTTCAAGCTTTTTTTTCCATCCATTCTTGATCCAATTCCCATCAACATACAATGTTTCTTCAAAGCTAACTCCTTGGTTCAAAAGTTCTTGCTTTGAAAGTTTTGCTAGTTTCTGTTCATATAACCACAATGAAGTGGGACAAGGAGCTCTTCCACAGACATTTATTACTCCTTCTGTATATGTTTCCCCAATTCGCCGAGAATTGTGCAGACTGCATCGTCCATCGTATCTGACATTTATTTGTGTATCATAATATTCAGAACTGTAATTTGCAGAACCCTGAACACCAATAACCCGATCATGATAATGTTTCTTACAAGTGGGACAAAGCCAGTATGTAACATTGAGAGATATAGTGCCGTAACGTGATATAATAAAACGAGTGTGATGAGAGTTAACATGTAATTTACTTCCACAACTATCACACTGAGTAGGGGAGAATATAGAGAACATAGGATAGTATCGATTTTCAACCAAAACTTTTGGCAAAGGAATTATTATTTTGCCGTCAACTATCGTTTTTATCATAGATTTATCTATTGCAATGTTTCCTTTTCCCATAAATAGAAAAAATATATCAATATAATTAAAATTTTATTGTTTTGCACGATATAGAGGGAAAACGAAAAACCAGAAAATAATAAAAAGTCTCTTAAATTCATCTGTTGGGTTTTATCCTCTATCCATGCCAACCTAAGACTTACATGCTATTCTAAGAGCTTGCGTGAAATATAGTTAGAATCGTGCGAAAATATAAGGATAATTCAAACATCCTATATTTTACTCAAAATCTACCCCTTTATTTCCACTGCACGGATATCCGATGTATCGATATCACAAAAATGACAGTAAATTCTCATGGATTTACACAATTAGGTTAATTAAAATTTGGATATCTTTTTTGTATTGAAATATCAGCATCAGGTAGACATATAAATTATCTATATAGTAATAAATACTATTCTGTGAAATATAGTTTCCATTTGTACAATCTTTAAGTGTGTGTGCCCTCATATGTGGGTACATGGTAAGGCACAGAATTACCATAGATAAATCAGGTAGGACGAAAGTGGTACTGCCTGCATACATACGAGATAAATTTGAACTCGAAAACGGCGACCAGGTGGAGATAACGGATGATAATGAGAATATAATCATAAAACCGGGAAAGCAAATGGGCGACGATAATCAATGAAAACAATCTGGGATTGTGATGGGTGTATGCTTAACTCAGGCTTGAAGTAACTATGAACCCGACCCGGGTTAAAACGCGAGTG containing:
- a CDS encoding DUF1699 family protein yields the protein MRIRVVSSREEIFTLNPNERLVHLAFRPSNKDIFGLVETCPKIEVIQLPKSYRRTVSRSIEMFLQMQRVQLLEGDVWGHRKDINEYYNIPASAIKKIKEMKMEGRSTEEIEKRVSRESKLNPEMVNYILNKEMPA
- a CDS encoding AbrB/MazE/SpoVT family DNA-binding domain-containing protein, producing the protein MVRHRITIDKSGRTKVVLPAYIRDKFELENGDQVEITDDNENIIIKPGKQMGDDNQ
- a CDS encoding tyrosine-protein phosphatase, with the protein product MEEELVRKAAEVIRREMDTWIGIVVHCMGGIGRTSTVLGGVLRDLGVRADDVVKNYLDRINRFRGARGWPEVK
- the pap gene encoding polyphosphate:AMP phosphotransferase, coding for MLENLDLSQTINNEDYKMSMKTLEVKIGELQRRAWELKIPIILVFEGWHASGMGEDINRFILPLDPRGFDFHTMTRPCYEELLKPFLLRFWARIPVEGRIGVFDRSWYSRAIIEHFGKEKDEIALENALEEINYFERQLADDGYLILKFFLHISEKEQKERFKEIKKRDIPLILDEYQGKNGIEQDFIEQYDEYLPVVEKILESTDVPNAPWTIVEANDRNFAVLKIMVTVAHAIETYIEKVTRTPGQQTIKYLDIGTVNLPLLNGSILEKTDLSKSISVEEYREAKKLYQHRLENLQYELYKKKRSVVIVFEGWDAAGKGGDIHRLVEELNPRLYRVVPVGSPNDTEKAHHYLWRFCEAVPMAGHITIFDRSWYGRVLVERVEGFSTEEEWRRAYREINEFEKILTDAGTIILKFWLHIDEETQLERFESRMKDPEKRWKITEEDWRNRNKWDDYKVAVDEMLQKTSTTGSPWIVVESRDKRYSRIKVLKTVAENLEKELNT
- a CDS encoding DUF2551 domain-containing protein — protein: MVSIRAKVKSRLEKFLEVDSNGYRRAILCIFIKVKKTTIDELHEMLSSRYNVSRNTVASMVGYIHSKLGILRAHKESYKTPMVYLLREEYIDLIMKIVASPSKSSTDSAA
- a CDS encoding transposase, whose amino-acid sequence is MGKGNIAIDKSMIKTIVDGKIIIPLPKVLVENRYYPMFSIFSPTQCDSCGSKLHVNSHHTRFIISRYGTISLNVTYWLCPTCKKHYHDRVIGVQGSANYSSEYYDTQINVRYDGRCSLHNSRRIGETYTEGVINVCGRAPCPTSLWLYEQKLAKLSKQELLNQGVSFEETLYVDGNWIKNGWKKKLEEFIGTKLTKKEWKKMRYKSVYVVATKEKVILDFEVTERLPTIEALMPLFIRIKNRFPEDKIKKIVSDEDKAIIGAVKMVFPEVTHSFCVFHQLKNVSKRYYEEFSSIEEIPDNDKITYNEISQLILSDTVISAVAHIQKIREFNSDLELSEASHKAISYAEEIFSKNVSFLKKGFTPETDNTMEQIFSLICDIVDKARSFKTNNGLTNFCYNLFTFFNKRCFSTGKWKGFSPLMRARFQYG